In Runella sp. SP2, the genomic window TGGTAGCTCAAAAATTTTGGATGTGACTGGCGACACTGTCGTAGAATACAAAGGATACGTTCCTGACGATTGCGTGGTTATTCCAGGAAGTTATCCAAAAACCTTTCCAGCGGGCACTTATCACGTCCCATGTGCCTTAATTATAGGTAAAAGAAAGGCCAGTACCGACTTAAAAACATCGCTTAATGAAGCTCTCCGAGAAAATAACGTTGCTGTTTAGGCAGGCGAGGAGAGAGGGCTATTACCAATTATAAAAAAAGAGACACCATAAGTGTCTCTTTTTTTGTGCTATTACCCCATAAAAATTACTGTCGTGTCAGCAAACTCTTCCAATAGTGAGAATTACCTCTGCTATCTTCAGCAATTGTTGATGCAAACATAAATCGAAATTACAATGTTTACAAGTAAATTATGGTAAATTTTTTTCAATTACTCGAAATAGCAATTTTACGGTATTTATACTTGGTATTACTATCAACAAAAATCAACTATCTAGAAATGAATCAGTTACGAAAATTTACTAGTGTTTACAAAGTTGAATTAAACCTATTTTGTAAACACTTTGTAATCGCAAATAAATTAACTTTGGTAAACATTTTATTACTTATGTAAACATTAATTTGTTTATTGTTTACATATTATTACATTTGTGTAAACAATAACAGTTTACAATTCTATGGCAATCTATTCTGATTTTACCGATTCACGGTTTCTTAAAAATAATAAAATACGGGTAATACTTGACGAAAACCATTTGAACGCTTCCCAGTTTGCGGACGCTATCGAAGTGCAACGTTCTACCATTTCACATATCTTAGCCTACCGAAATCGACCAAGTCAGGACATTTTGGAAAAAATAGTGGCTTGGAACCCAAAATACAGCTTCGATTGGTTTAAAACCCAGACCCCTGAAGAAGACAAAATAATAGCCAAACTCATTGAAAATCAAGGATATGGGGGTGCAAAACTACAAGCCCAAACGGCTCCAGAATTGCGTGAAAAAGAGAAGTCGAACAAGATTACAGCTACAGTGGATTCTCGTTCTTCACAAATCAAGCAAGAACCTGTCGCAACTTCGTTTTCCAGTGAAGTTTCAAAACCTCGCAAGGCTGTGCTTATAACCATTGTTTATGACGATGGAAGTTCCCAAGTAATTCCTGTCGATCCTAACTCTAAAATAAATCAATTACTAGGTCAGTAGTTTCAGCTTCTATTTACCCCCTGTTTATCATGCAAGTGCTTTTGCTCTTAACCCTAAAAGTTCAACCAAAAGCGCTTGCGAATCTTGATTTGAAATCAGTTTTATTTAACTTTTTAAAGCCCATTTAACGCTTAAAAATATCAAGATATAAAAGGACTTCCCTTTTATGATTAAATCGATTAGGGGCTATTTATTGATTATTTTGAAAGTTATCAAACCAAATTTATTTGCTAAAGAATGATTTTGGTTTGATCCTCAATGGGGGAACATTAAATTTTTTATTAATAAAAAATATTAATATGCAGACTAAATAGACTTTTTGTTTATGAAACACAACAAAAACATCATAATACACTAATTATCAACGCATTATAAATATTAGTTCCACGTATGTTTCACAAATGTTCCACGTGAATACATAACTACCTCATTATCAATAGCTTATTTTTTTACTTCAAAAGGGTAGAAGAGAGGTGTTTAAGGCCAGGTAACACGCCCTTGAGAACGTAATTGCCGCCCTTGAAGAATTTTGAAGAGATGCGGGTATTTAAAGTTCAATTTATAAAAACCTTGCGAATCAAGTTTGATGTGCTCGGGTAATAATCCAAAAGTATCAGCTGGGAGCAAAACCTCCATTCGTGCAATCGGAACGTTATGCCCATCAATGGTTGAGCAAATGGTATAAAGGCACTCAATGTCATCGTAGCTAAACCGACCTACGTAAGCCAGTAACTGCGCGCAGAAAGATTCTGCGTCATTGATGGATACTAAATTGATGGAGAGCGTCGCATTCATAAAATACGTTCCTGTTCCTTTATAAATCCCGTTCAAAGACCGTACAATCACTTTACCGTCGGAGCCAATACTTACCAAATCTTTGATAATTAATTTGCGTTCTTCATCTAAGTAATACCGTTCGTACTTTCCGTGAAGATGTCGGATGCTCTGGTTTTGCTCAACGGGAAAATGTTCTTGGGCCTTTTCAAAAGCGCTCGCTGAATCGCTGTTAAAAAAGTAATCCTGAATATCAGTTGGCATCGGCATTTGTTGACGACGTTTTTTGACATTCTTGACCGTTTTTTTCAAGGCAGGAATCATTCCTTTATTCATAGGATGAGCGCAATTAGGTTCTAGGATATTAGAGACGCTGAAATCACAAATCATACCAAATATAAGTTTTTACACCATTATCTCTATTCTATTGTACCCATATATTGTTATTTTATCCTATAATTACTTTAATAAAGAGACAAATAAATGTATTATAATTTACATTATGTTAAATAAAACATTTACAATTCTAACCTCTTCCTTAAATACAGTGTATTTACAACCTTTTTATACAAAAACACGTCTTTCTCTTACTTTGTATAAACTAATTTTGAACCATTACATATCCCCATGAAAACCATCATAATCACCTTATTTTTAGGCATTTTGATAACGGCTTGTCAGTCTGATGTAAATCCTAACCGTGTTTTGACAAAAGCAAAACTTGTCAATGCGCTTGCAGTCGATGGCTGTGGCTGGCACTTTGAAGTCAATTTGACCGATGAAATCGGCCTCTATGTCGCCAACGATGCTTCAAATAAGAAAGTAAACGCCTTAATCTCGCAAGCAAAAGATCAATATGGCATTTACGTTTTAGAAGTCGAAATGAGCTTTGAACTCACTGGGAAGAAGAAAAAAGTTACGTGCGGCTGGGGTAAAACTCCCGAATTTGACGAGATTAATATCCAAGAAATCAAGGTTTTACGTTAGCCCCCTCCCCTCTCACGCACAAAAAAAGCAGCATCTGTACGATGCTGCTTTTTTATTTTGTTGAAGTATGTTTTGATTATTTAGCTTCCTCGCAAACAATTTTTTTCTCTTCAAATTGCTTCATAATAGTATCCAACTGCTTCATAATCTCAACTACTTGCTCTTCTTCTTTGATGGCTTTTGCCTTCACGAAGTAGGGTTGTGCTTGCTTAAATTTACCACACACTTTGGCTTCTACTTCTTTACCTTTCGTGTTGTAGTCTTTCATATCCATCGCATCTACCACGGCTTTCATTTCAACCGCTTCGTTAAAATAAAATACGCCCAAGTTATAAAGTGCGTCATAATTGTTGCCATCAATGCTCAATGCTTTGTCGTAGGCTTCTTTAGCTGCCGCACGTGATACATTTTGCTTGGCTGTCAAATCCGCTAGTTTTGCATTTACATCACCCAAGGCCGCTGCCTCTTCTTTTGCTTTTGCTAACTCTGCTTTAGCTGCTTCCCACTCGGCTTTGTTTTCCTTTTGCTTGGTTTCAGCTTCAGTTTTTTGACGCTTTAAATCAGCATTTTTTGGTTGCTTTGCGATTAAACCAGCAATACGCTTAATTTCATCCGCAAAAACCTTATCAGTATCCTCTGCATCTTTGATTTTACGTTCTACACCAGTTGTCTTTTTAGCGCTATCTTTCAATTTACGAATTTCAGCGGCAATGACTGCTCCTTCATTATCATTGATGATACCCAAGTTCAGGGGATACTGGGCATTTTTAGGGTCAAGCTCAATCAATTCTTTCAAACCAGCCTTGGCTTCCGTCATTTTGTTCATATCCAAGTACACATTTACTTGCTCTGACTTAAAAGCAGCTTTACTTGCTGGAAGCGCTGTCATTCCTTTTTCAAGGATTTTGAGTGCCTTATCGTTTTGCTTTTCTACCCGATATAGCTGTGCCAATAACGAATAGTTGCTCGGATCTTTACCACCTTTTTCGATATAGCTTTCCATCATTGTAGCTGCCACATCATTTTTTTGGCTTTGCATGGCACTGTAAGCTCCGTACAATGGCGCCAAGGTATCTTTTGGATTAACTTCTTGGGCTACCGTAAAAAATTTAATCGCACCTGCATAATTCTTCACCTGAAACTTCTCAGCACCTTGTTTAACAAGCGCTTGTCCCAAGTTCACACCAGAGTCATCAGTACCGCCTGTTAAAAATTTTTGGGCTTCTTTGGTAACTTTTCCTGGCTTTGCCGCATCGACCTCTACTGCTTTTTTGAAAGAATCATAGGCTACCATCGCAGCACTTGAGTCCATTTCTGTGTATAAGCGAGCGATTTCATCATAGAGTTTACCGCGATCTAACCAGGTTGAAGATTTTGCAGCCGCCTTTGGATCTGCAATTGCTTTATCACTTTTCTCTTTGTCTTTTTTCTTTTGCTCTAACAAAAGTTTGTCCACCTGAGCCGAGGCAGAAACGGTAAACAATCCGAAAGCAGACATTAAAAACAGCTTCTTCATTTTTGGATTCGTTGTGTTAAGTGTTAAGTTGAAAATTTGTGCAAAAAACGGATACTCGTTAGGTTTATTGTTATTCAGTTGTTTCGGTTGATTCAGGAGTTTCAGTGGTGTTGTCCGTTGTCAATCCTTCTTCTTCCTCTAATTCTTCTTTTTCAATCCGAGTAACCGACGAAATTTCGTCACTGTCGCTGAGTTTGATAAGACGCACCCCTTGGGTATTACGACCTGCCACCCGAATTTCTTGAACCGACATCCGAATCGCAATTCCAGAACGGTTAATAATCATCAAATCATCGGTTTCGCTCACTTCTTTGATAGCCACAAGGTTACCTACTTTATCCGTGATGTTGAGGGTTGTTACCCCTTTTGCTCCACGGTTGGTAACCCGATAATCTTCGATAGGCGAACGTTTTCCGTACCCATTTTCAGAAACCACCAAAAGCTGCTTATCTGTGCCGCTCACGCAAAGCATACCAATTGCCTTATTGTTTCCTTCTTCTCCCAATTCTATACCTTTTACTCCAGCTGCAGTACGGCCCATCGGGCGAACGCGGCTTTCGTGGAATCGAACCGCCTTGCCTTCTTTTGAAGCAATGACAATTTCGTTATCTCCATTCGTTAGGGCAACATCCAACAGGCGATCGCCTTCGTTGATTGAGATGGCAATAATTCCATTAACCCGTGGACGTGAATATGCTTCCAAAAGGGTTTTCTTAATGGTACCCGATTCGGTACACATAATCAAGTAATTGTTATTGATGTAATCTGCATCGCTAAGGGTGCGCACGTTGATTACAGCCCGTACTTTATCACCTGATTCTATGTTGATAAGATTTTGAATGGGTCGGCCTTTTGATACTTTTGAACCTTCGGGGATTTCATACACTTTTAGCCAATACAAGCGACCAAACTCAGTAAAAATCAAAAGGTAATTCAACATGGTTGCCGAAAACAAGTGTTCGGTGAAGTCATCGTCTTTGGTAGTAACTCCACGTGACCCCACTCCTCCCCTGCCTTGGGTACGGTACTCGCTCAATGGCGTACGCTTAACGTAACCTTGGTGCGAAATAGTAATCAACATTTCTTCATCCGCAATCATGTCCTCATCGGCAAACTCTTCGGCGGCGTACTCAATTTTTGAGCGTCTTTCGTCGCCATAACGTGCCCGAAGCTCAGCAAGCTCCTCCTTGATAACTAGAAACTTACGAGGTTCATTCGCCAAAATATCCTGTAAATCAGCAATTACCTTCATCAACTCATCGTACTCAAGAACGATTTTATCACGCTCCATACCCGTTAGACGTTGGAGGCGCATATCCAAAATAGCTCTCGCTTGAGCTTCGCTTAAGCTGAATTGTTCAATCAAGCCATTACGGGCTGTTTCTGGGTCACGGGCACTACGGATAAGGCTGATGACTGCATCTAAATTGTCAAGGGCAATCAATAGCCCTTGTAAAATATGTGCCCGTTTCTCTGCCTCTTTGAGTTCAAATTGCGTACGACGTGTCACGACCTCTAAACGGTGTTCAACGTAGTATTTGATAAGGTCTTTGAGGTTGAGCAGTGCAGGACGTCCTTTTACAAGCGCAACGTTATTGATACTGAAGGAAGACTGTAACGGGGTGTATTTATACAAGTGATTTAGAACAATATTTGGGATACTGTCTTTTTTCAACTCGAATACAATGCGAACACCTTCACGGTCAGATTCATCGCGAATGGCTGAAATTCCCTCTAATTTTTTTTCATTGACCAAATCAGCGATACGTTTAATCATATCCGCTTTATTGACCATGTATGGAATTTCAGTCACTACGATTTGCTCGCGTCCCGTTTTGGTTTGTTCAAAAGTTGCCACTGCACGCATCACTACGCGCCCACGCCCTGTTTCGTAAGCAGAACGAACCCCCTGGTATCCGTAAATAATCGCACCTGTTGGGAAATCTGGAGCTTTGACGTACTGAATTAATTCAGAAACAGTAATGTCGTTGTTATCAATGTAGGCGATAGTACCATCAAGAACCTCGGTGAGGTTGTGAGGTGCCATGTTTGTGGCCATACCTACCGCAATCCCTGATGAACCATTAAGGAGCAAGTTGGGAAGTTTGGCAGGAAGAACACTTGGCTCTTCGTCCGAATCGTCGTAGTTTGGTTGAAAATTGACGGTATCTTTGTTGATATCCACCAGCATTTCTTCTGCAATGCGCTTGAGACGTGACTCGGTATAACGCATCGCTGCGGGCGAATCTCCATCTAACGAACCAAAGTTTCCTTGACCATCAATCAATGGATAGCGTAACGACCAAGGTTGTGCCATACGAACCATGGTATCGTAAATGGAAGAATCCCCGTGTGGGTGATACTTCGCCATTACGTCCCCGACCGTACGTGCCGATTTTTTGTAGGGGCGATTGTGCAGGAAGCCCGATTCAAACATAGCATAAAGCACCCGTCGGTGGACGGGCTTGAGTCCGTCGCGGGCATCGGGAAGGGCACGCGAAATAATTACCGACATTGAATAGTCAATGTAGGCCGTCCGCATCTCCTCCTCGATGTTAATAGGGATAATGTTGCTGGTGTTTTCTGACATAAATTAAATTTAAATGCTTATATGTACAAAAATACACCAAATACTTTAGATAGGCAAAATTAGCGACGTTTACCCCGTTTTTCGGAGGCTTGGCTACGCTTTTCCGCTTTTGTCCGAGGTACACCAAACAGGTGAGGTTTGGGCAATGTACCTCTACCCCGCACCACGCGCTTTCCATGACTGTGATTGTATTTTACTTTACATCCTTTTATAGGGCACTGACGGTACCAACACCCCTCGAATGTGAGTGCTACAGCAAGCATTAAGATGACTAAAGCGGTACGTTTCATGGAATCTTGTTAATCAAGAAGACCAAGATAATGAGGAGACGAACAAAAACCAAAAAGTAAACTTCTGTTGCCCTATCAGCTGAGCTGTGGAGGCATTTATTTCATCAAATTGATTTTAAAACAAAAAAAGGCTACGAATTTCGTAGCCTTTGCGAGCCCCCAGCCGGGATCAAATCGCAGGGGCGACCCCGCAGCGACCTACTGATTACAAGCGGCAGGCGTTCCTGGCAGTTGCCCTATCAGCTGAGCTGTGGAGGCATTTATTTCATCAAATTGATTTTAGAACAAAAAAAGGCTACGAATTTCGTAGCCTTTGCGAGCCCCCAGCCAGGATCAAATCGCAGGGGCGACCCCGCAGCGACCTATTGATTACAAGCGGCAGGCGTTCCTGGCAGTTGCCCTATCAGCTGAGCTATCGAGGCAATTATTTTATCAAATTGATTTTAAAACAAAAAAAGGCTACGAAATTCGTAGCCTTTGCGAGCCCCCAGCCGGGATCAAACCAGCGACCTACTGATTACAAGTCAGTTGCTCTATCAGCTGAGCTATGGAGGCGTTGTACTATTAAATTGGAGGAAGATAGTCTCTTTGAAAATCTTCTTAGAGCCCCCAGCCGGGATCAAACCAGCGACCTACTGATTACAAGTCAGTTGCTCTATCAGCTGAGCTATGGAGGCGTTTTGCTATTAACGTTTGGTGTTACCCAAGAGAGATTATCTCGTTGAAAATCTCTTTAGAGCCCCCAGCCGGGATCAAACCAGCGACCTACTGATTACAAGTCAGTTGCTCTATCAGCTGAGCTATGGAGGCGTTCCATTTTTTTCGTGGTGCAAAAGTAGCGTTTTTAATAATACAACGCTACTTTTTTCTAAAAAATTTTAGAGTGCTTCACGAACAATTTTTAATTGTTGCTTTAAATCAGCGAGTTGCTTTTGGGCAACAATAATTTTTTTCTCAAATTCTGCACGAACTTTTTCACCGTTTTTAGAGCGGCCGAAAAATTCAATGTTATTTTGCCAAATAGTCAAATCGTTTTCAATTTGAGTCATACGGCGGCGAATATCAGATTCTTTGCGCTGAAGGCTGCGTGAGTCTCCCTCATTAGAAGTTGAGGCATCATTATCAATCATCACTTGATCACGCTCTTTTGATGAAAGTTTGCCGATAGCACTCACGTACGAATTAACAGCGTCAATGTAGCGTTTGTTAATTGACTGCATGTCTTTCTTAGGTACAAATCCGATGCTTGACCATTCTGACTTGAATGCGTTCAATTCTTTCAAATTAGCACCTTCGATTTTGGCACCTGCTTCAATCTTTTCGCACAATGCCTGTTTCAAGCTCAAGTTATCAGTAAACTCGCGCTCAATCTCCGAGTTTTTAGCACGCTTACGGTCAAAATACGCGTCACAAGCTTTCTTGAAGCGTTCAAAGATTGAATCTTTGAATTTCTCAGGAACTTGCCCTACTTGCTTCCATTGTTTTTGTAATGCAATTACTTTATCCGTATTTGCCGACGAATCTTCTGAAGTCTCTAAAATAGCCTCAACCGCTTCGCACAACTCGGTTTTTAATTTTAAGTTTTGCTCGCGCTTGGCTTCTAACTGACGGAAAAATTCGCCTTTGTTGTGGAAAAAAGTTTTGAGTGTTGCCCAGAATTTCTTACTCAACTCACGTCCTTCCTCACGAAGCATTTGCCCTTTGGTATTCACCCACTGTTCTTGCAAGGCTACCACCTCTTTGGTTTTTTCATTCCATTCGTTGATACTGCTTGACGTGAATGAAGTGTAAGGAACCAGTGTTTCGTATATTTTCGATTTTACTTCATAATTTTGGGCAAGCACGTGTTTCTGAGCATCCGCTTGGGCGCGACGGGCGTCGTGAATGGTATCTAGGGCTAACTTTAAACGTTGCCATAGTACTTCTTGCTCTGCTTTTGGCCCTGGACCAATGTGCTTGTATTCGTCAAAGTGTGCATTAGCCTCTTCCAAGATAGCTTTTGATAAAGTCGTGTTTTCGAGCGACTTCGCTAACGATTCTACTTTTTCTACGAGCTCGGTTTTTTGCTGCAGATTTTTCTTACGATCTAGCTCTTTTAACTCATAGTAAATGTTACGATTACTGTAGTACCGATCGATTAACGCGTGGAAAGTTGCCCAAAGCGTGCTGTTATGCGGTGAGGCAATGTTTCCAGCCGCTTTCCATTCGTCTTGGATTTTTTTGAACTCTTGCCAACTTGACCCAGGATTCGTTGTATTGCTCTCGTCGTTTTCTACCAATTCGCGCAAACGTTGGAGCAACTGAGTTTTTGAGGCAAAGTTTTTATCCTTTGATTTTTCGAGGTCTTGGAAGTAATGATTTTTTACGTCCTTAATTTGGCGATACAGTGCATCAAATTGCAACGTCAGTTCGTCAGGTTTGAAGTCGAAGCCATCTTCAGATTCGTTTTCAGCCAAATATTTTTTTAAGGCTTCCTCTCGCTCTGTTTTTTTACTTTGGTCAAAATGGACCTTGGCTTCTTTCAATACCTCATCGGTACGTTTAAAATCAGCAGGTTTTGCATTTTCGCCTTTGGCCAATGCAAGCTGACTTTCCAACAAACTAACAAAGTCTTTTCTGCTTAGTTGACCATAATCAACTACCTGTTCATCAGCCACTTCTAACGCTTCCATGGCCTCTACACTCGCTTGAGTGAGTTGTTCGCTTTCGCTAAGTTCTGCTCCGTCGTTAATCATCGTAAATTTGGTCGTAATCGCTTAGATTTGCAAAAATAATAATTATAGCCGTTTTTCGGTGTTTTAAAGCCTGTTTTTCATTTATAGTTATTTTTCTTCCAAATGGATAATTCAACAATTGCACATCTTCGTAAAGATTATACGCTAAACGGGTTGCGTAAAGAAGATGTTTTAAAAAATCCAATTAATCAGTTTGAGCGTTGGTTTGCCGAAGCATTGGCTTCTCAAGTCCTTGAGCCAAACGGAATGGTGTTAAGTACCATTGGTCGGGATGGGTATCCCCAAGGACGTGTTGTCTTATTAAAAGATGTGGACACACGCGGTTTTAGTTTTTATACCAACTATCTTAGCCACAAAGGCGACGATTTGGCACAGCACCCTGTCGCTTCTCTTACATTTTGGTGGCCCGAATTAGAACGTCAAGTTCGGATTGTTGGAAAGGTTGAAAAAGTAGAAGCGTCGGAGTCGGATGCGTATTTTGCCATTCGTCCCCGTGGGAGTCAAATTGGTGCTTGGGTGTCGGCACAAAGCCAAACAATCGCCGACCGTAAGGTGTTAGAAGAAAAATGGGCGGAGTTAGAAGCTCAATTTGCCGACCAAACCGTTGTTCGTCCACCACATTGGGGTGGGTACCGTGTGCTTCCTCATCAAATTGAATTTTGGCAAGGACGCCCTAGTCGTCTTCACGACCGTTTATGCTATACTTATGAATCAAACGAATGGAAACTAGAAAGACTTTCTCCTTAGCAAAAAAATGTATCAATTATACCTATTTAATCACTAAAAAGTATGCCTTACAAAACCCCTAAAGACCTCACTAGAATTGGAGTCTTTTATGACGGAAATTATTTTTTACACGTAAGTAATTATTATAACTACACGCACGAACGCCGCAGTCGTATTAGTATTAATGGCTTACACGATTTTATTCGACAAAAAGTAGCGGATTTAGAAGGAAGTACTCCAAGACTCTGCCAG contains:
- a CDS encoding helix-turn-helix transcriptional regulator, which produces MAIYSDFTDSRFLKNNKIRVILDENHLNASQFADAIEVQRSTISHILAYRNRPSQDILEKIVAWNPKYSFDWFKTQTPEEDKIIAKLIENQGYGGAKLQAQTAPELREKEKSNKITATVDSRSSQIKQEPVATSFSSEVSKPRKAVLITIVYDDGSSQVIPVDPNSKINQLLGQ
- a CDS encoding tetratricopeptide repeat protein, which gives rise to MKKLFLMSAFGLFTVSASAQVDKLLLEQKKKDKEKSDKAIADPKAAAKSSTWLDRGKLYDEIARLYTEMDSSAAMVAYDSFKKAVEVDAAKPGKVTKEAQKFLTGGTDDSGVNLGQALVKQGAEKFQVKNYAGAIKFFTVAQEVNPKDTLAPLYGAYSAMQSQKNDVAATMMESYIEKGGKDPSNYSLLAQLYRVEKQNDKALKILEKGMTALPASKAAFKSEQVNVYLDMNKMTEAKAGLKELIELDPKNAQYPLNLGIINDNEGAVIAAEIRKLKDSAKKTTGVERKIKDAEDTDKVFADEIKRIAGLIAKQPKNADLKRQKTEAETKQKENKAEWEAAKAELAKAKEEAAALGDVNAKLADLTAKQNVSRAAAKEAYDKALSIDGNNYDALYNLGVFYFNEAVEMKAVVDAMDMKDYNTKGKEVEAKVCGKFKQAQPYFVKAKAIKEEEQVVEIMKQLDTIMKQFEEKKIVCEEAK
- the gyrA gene encoding DNA gyrase subunit A — its product is MSENTSNIIPINIEEEMRTAYIDYSMSVIISRALPDARDGLKPVHRRVLYAMFESGFLHNRPYKKSARTVGDVMAKYHPHGDSSIYDTMVRMAQPWSLRYPLIDGQGNFGSLDGDSPAAMRYTESRLKRIAEEMLVDINKDTVNFQPNYDDSDEEPSVLPAKLPNLLLNGSSGIAVGMATNMAPHNLTEVLDGTIAYIDNNDITVSELIQYVKAPDFPTGAIIYGYQGVRSAYETGRGRVVMRAVATFEQTKTGREQIVVTEIPYMVNKADMIKRIADLVNEKKLEGISAIRDESDREGVRIVFELKKDSIPNIVLNHLYKYTPLQSSFSINNVALVKGRPALLNLKDLIKYYVEHRLEVVTRRTQFELKEAEKRAHILQGLLIALDNLDAVISLIRSARDPETARNGLIEQFSLSEAQARAILDMRLQRLTGMERDKIVLEYDELMKVIADLQDILANEPRKFLVIKEELAELRARYGDERRSKIEYAAEEFADEDMIADEEMLITISHQGYVKRTPLSEYRTQGRGGVGSRGVTTKDDDFTEHLFSATMLNYLLIFTEFGRLYWLKVYEIPEGSKVSKGRPIQNLINIESGDKVRAVINVRTLSDADYINNNYLIMCTESGTIKKTLLEAYSRPRVNGIIAISINEGDRLLDVALTNGDNEIVIASKEGKAVRFHESRVRPMGRTAAGVKGIELGEEGNNKAIGMLCVSGTDKQLLVVSENGYGKRSPIEDYRVTNRGAKGVTTLNITDKVGNLVAIKEVSETDDLMIINRSGIAIRMSVQEIRVAGRNTQGVRLIKLSDSDEISSVTRIEKEELEEEEGLTTDNTTETPESTETTE
- a CDS encoding DUF349 domain-containing protein, with the protein product MINDGAELSESEQLTQASVEAMEALEVADEQVVDYGQLSRKDFVSLLESQLALAKGENAKPADFKRTDEVLKEAKVHFDQSKKTEREEALKKYLAENESEDGFDFKPDELTLQFDALYRQIKDVKNHYFQDLEKSKDKNFASKTQLLQRLRELVENDESNTTNPGSSWQEFKKIQDEWKAAGNIASPHNSTLWATFHALIDRYYSNRNIYYELKELDRKKNLQQKTELVEKVESLAKSLENTTLSKAILEEANAHFDEYKHIGPGPKAEQEVLWQRLKLALDTIHDARRAQADAQKHVLAQNYEVKSKIYETLVPYTSFTSSSINEWNEKTKEVVALQEQWVNTKGQMLREEGRELSKKFWATLKTFFHNKGEFFRQLEAKREQNLKLKTELCEAVEAILETSEDSSANTDKVIALQKQWKQVGQVPEKFKDSIFERFKKACDAYFDRKRAKNSEIEREFTDNLSLKQALCEKIEAGAKIEGANLKELNAFKSEWSSIGFVPKKDMQSINKRYIDAVNSYVSAIGKLSSKERDQVMIDNDASTSNEGDSRSLQRKESDIRRRMTQIENDLTIWQNNIEFFGRSKNGEKVRAEFEKKIIVAQKQLADLKQQLKIVREAL
- the pdxH gene encoding pyridoxamine 5'-phosphate oxidase; this encodes MDNSTIAHLRKDYTLNGLRKEDVLKNPINQFERWFAEALASQVLEPNGMVLSTIGRDGYPQGRVVLLKDVDTRGFSFYTNYLSHKGDDLAQHPVASLTFWWPELERQVRIVGKVEKVEASESDAYFAIRPRGSQIGAWVSAQSQTIADRKVLEEKWAELEAQFADQTVVRPPHWGGYRVLPHQIEFWQGRPSRLHDRLCYTYESNEWKLERLSP